CATGCTGCATTATTTTACATTGCTTTTTGggttttattgtaatttttgaAAATGCTCTAGTGAGTGACTTAACTACAAAATCGTTGCAGCCAAATGTGTCACCTCTACAGCCAACTTCACAGTTCCACCGTCTCAACTGGGGGATATAATTCTCCATAAGTCCTGGAGGGCCACAACATGGCAAAGTTTATATTTCTACCTCATTTAGCACATTTGATTCAACAGATCAGCTAATTACCAAGGCCTTTAGCGATTAAATCTCTGGTCTCTGTAGGGCTGTGGTCCTCTAGGATTTGAGAGTAATACACAGGGTCTAAGGACATTAAAAAGCAGTGTAGAACTCAAAGCATTAGGAATAGTGTAGGGTTGGTCAATTTTcaaatatatcatataatacTTTTACTACATCTTCacaatatacatttatacatcatGAGGGCCAACAAAGTCACAATATTACTGTATCTCAATATCTCCTAGTCCTTGAAGAGAGCTATGACTGCAAGGAAAGTTCATTTGATCAAACTTTTCTCTTTGACTTCTTGCAGGCTATGACTTTGCGGCGGTACTCGAGTGGTTTGCCGAGCGAGTGGACCGCATCATCCTGCTGTTCGATGCGCACAAGCTGGACATCTCGGACGAGTTCTCTGAGGTGATAAAAGCCTTAAAGAACCATGAAGACAAGATGCGTGTGGTGTTGAACAAAGCAGACCAGATCAGCACACAGCAGCTGATGAGGGTGTACGGTGCCCTTATGTGGTCACTCGGGAAGATCATTAACACGCCAGAGGTGGTGCGGGTCTACATTGGCTCGTTCTGGGCACAGCCACTCCATGTGCCAGATAACAGGAAGCTGTTTGAGGCTGAGGAACAGGACCTTTTCCGAGACATCCAGAGTCTTCCACGAAATGCTGCCTTGAGAAAGCTGAATGATCTGATTAAGAGGGCACGTCTTGCCAAGGTAAGGAATATAAGACCGAGGAATTTTGCCTCTGGTTCCTATTACTGAGTCTGCTTGCtgaacaggtgagagagagagagagagaggtgttccTCTGCATTGtctgcattttatttcactttaattTCAACAAGTTCCTACATGATCCACAATTGCTTAAGCTTTAGTCTCACAAGAGTTGGTGATAAATCATAACGTCATTGAGTTCTACAAATGGTGATGCAGGAATTGGgtttttaaatttcattgtGTGTCAACGCTGCTTTTTCCCAGGTTCATGCTTATATCATCACCTCTCTAAAGAAGGAAATGCCCAGCGTGTTTGGCAAAGACAACAAGAAGAAAGAACTGATTGCCAACCTCGGTGCCATTTATgagaagatagagagagaacaCAACATTTCTCCAGGGGACTTTCCAAACCTCAAGAAGATGCAGGTAATGAGATTTGCATAtccagagaaagaaaatagtTAAGTATGGGGAAATCCTTAATGGCAAATTCATCcatgaaatgtaataaataaatgactagcATTAGgtttaatgaatgaattgcTTAAGAATGAATTGTCTTTACTGAGCTAAACTGAAACTAATCTGTTAACTAGGGTTTTCAGTTCTGTTCAGAAATTCAAATATAgcaaatatttcatataaagAATTAACTGTATTGTGAGGTCTTGTAAACAATGCTGTTTATTTCCCTCTACAGGAACTCTTGGGTGGCCAAGACTTTGCCAAGTTCCCTGCCTTGAAGCCCAAGCTGCTGGAGGCTGTGGAGGACATGCTGGCCAATGACATAGCCAAGCTCATGGCACTTGTGCGCCAGGAGGAGGCAGCCATGCCTTCTCAGGTAGTGAAGGGAGGAGCCTTTGATGGCACCATGAATGGGCCTTTTGGCCACGGTTACGGAGAGGGTGCCGGCGAGGGCATCGACGAGCTAGAGTGGGTGGTAGCTCGTGACAAGCCATCCTATGATGAAATCTTCTACACTCTCTCACCCATTAACGGTAAGGTGTCGGGCGCTGCCGCCAAAAAGGAGATGCTGAAATCAAAGTTACCAAATACAGTGCTTGGCAAGATCTGGAGCCTGGCTGATGTAGATAAAGATGGCTTCCTGGATGATGAGGAGTTTGCGCTGGCCAACCATCTGATCAAGGTGAAGCTAGAAGGCTACGAGCTGCCCGCCAAGCTGCCCACTCACCTGGTGCCCCCATCCAAACGTGGGCAAGAGCAGCAGTGACACTCTGGAGCGCCTCATTAACTCTTCAGCTGTGACTCATTTCAGGCTTTGACTTCCCTAGCCATTCCAGGATTTCTTCCAAATAGCACCTCAGCAGCTTTCATCACTTCACCTCACACcatgttattaaaataaaaaacagttagGGCTTTTGAGAGACTCTTCCAGTTGCTGTACATAAGGCTCAGACCCCcgccccccccaacacacatgTCTTGTAGTCTAGAGAAGTAGGTAGCAGTATTCTActttcatttgttctttttgGTTCAATATGTTTTATGTCCATTAATTTCCTCAGAgctgtgatttttgtttttgtttttttgtttagatttttttgtggTATCTTATTGCTGAAAATTGAATCTGGCCTGGTTATATAATTAACTAATCATTCACACTCCACTGGGTTATTATATGGATTCTGAAGCTGGATTATATGCAAGTGAATATCTGGAATGGCTTTGGATCCAAAGACTGAACCTGATctcagaacaagaacaagataAACCTGTAAAAGACTTTGGGTTTTGATGTGTATGAAGACACCACTTTCAGCAGAGGGCTGTTAGAAAAGATTGGAAAATGCACTTTGCTGGTACCAAGGCAGTGGATGACAGTTTTGGAGGAGCATGGGCCAGGAGAAATTGTTATAGGTGActaatgggggaaaaaacatatgtgaaatatataaatacatacaaatgataaaatatatCCATAATCTTTGTTTGCAAACTTAACTTATTCTTTCTTctttaaatctgtatttttatatgttgaAATTTGACACTATAAAGATTTCTCTTGATTTATGTTCCTGCCTATAAAGACTGTCATGCagtttcagtcttttttttttaataggtgGTGGGATTTCATGTAGTTTTGCTCCTCTTATAAACTCTGATGTtactctgatttaaaaaaagaataaatgttaattaaaaatcTAATGTTAACCAACttctgtcattattattatgtttttttttaatttattgacTTTGGTAAACCTATCTTCCAACATTGATTCCACAATGCCACCCATATCCACATACCAATAcgcaaaaatccacacacataCCAAAATTGGAGCAGTGTGTCAACGACCTTAAATACACTAATATTGTAAGGTTAGCTGCCAAGGTCTTTAACTCCCAGTACTACCAGTGGTGTCCCATTCCCCAAACACTGATCCATTATTAGCACCATGTCTACTTCTTCAAACATACCAAGTAAGTACGTGCCTGCAGAGCACCAAATATGGTCACTTATGCTGTGACTGTCTGCACTTCTACGTTTACTTTTGACAAGACTGACAATTGTCAGCTTTGTATTTTTATCACTATTCCAgaatcaatctctctcactctctcatgtTGGGGCATGTTTCAACGCTACTCTACCATGGTGATAGATGAATGATTTTGCCTCCAGTGCGATGTGCTTGCTGTGTAGTAGCAGTGGTGTCATAGTGAGAGTAAATTTTCCCAGACTgaaggaacatttttttttttttttttttttttttttttaatggcaatgTGTGACCTTTTAAAGTACACTCCTGGAATGCAATCCACTATTCTTCTGCTTGGAGccctcctttttctttttacagacTATCTTGTTCCCTATTGAACATACTGATAAAGATATTTGGCTTAATCTTATAACCGTCTGTACTTTTTGTGGTTCAAAGTACTGAGCTAGAACCTAGATGGTAGCCCAGATTTTCCATATTGGCCAGGTGGTGGCACTAACTATAGTATGTTGTGAATACAAACAGCAATTACGTACACAGCCGCTCTAATGAGAGGAATTCCTTCttttttcagtgagtcagatcatttggcCCAGCTCACTAATAGGCAATTCTTTCAGCCTACCAAAGGTTCATTGACATTTTCTTTCTCGAATCTGGACAAAgttcattttcattcaaacaTACAGGTCAGCTGTTAAAATTGATTTCTGAAgcattttgattaaaataaacTGCAAGAGTAACAGCAGTGCCTACacctatgaaaaataaaaaaagattcataGACTCATACATGCTCATACACTGTTCACGAATCAAGTATAACAACATCAAGCTGTTAATGGTAGTCATGTTGCAAATGTTAAATATTCCAACGCATAATTAAAAATGCCCATGTACAATATCAAATGCACATTTCTATTTACATGGAAGTTACCAGATAACTAGACCGATCAGCCATAGCATTTAAACCACCTGCTTAGTATTGTGTAGCCCCTACTTGTCCCACCAAATCTGCTCTGACCtttcgaggcatggactccacaagacctctgaaggtgtgttgtgATATCTGGCAGCAGAtccctttaagtcctgtaagttgtacGGTGGGGCCTCCATGAATTGGACCTGatgctcaattggattgagatttggggaatttggaggccaagtcaacaccttgaactgtttgtcatgttccttaaaccatttctgaacaattattgcagtgtggcagggcacattatcctgctgaaagaggccactgacattagggaataccgttgccatgtttaggtaggtggtacatgtcaaagtacaAAACAGATGAATGCCAAGACCCAAAGTTTTCaaacagaacattgcccagagtatCGCActgctggcttgccttcttcccatagtgcatcctggtgccatctcttccccaggcaagcaacacacacacacacctgtatgtccacatgatgcaaaagaaaatgggattccatggtccagttctgatgcccaCATACCCATTGTAGgcggacaggggtcagcatgggcactttTGGTAGTTACTAACCagtgcatactgggaacaccccacaagacctgccattttgaagATGCTGTGACCCAGTTGTCTGGCCATCAcaaatttggcccttgtcaaagtcgctcagatccttatgcttgcccatttttcctgcttccaacacatcaactttgagaatggactgttcacttgctgcctaatatatcccaccccttgacaatATTTAGCTTCCTAACACCTTTCTGTACTATTAATTAATAACACTAGACAGTACATTTAACATGTACTTCTACCTCCAAGCTGTATTGTCATGATAATTATTCAAATCAGGAAGCCTTGCTCTAGAGAAGATTAAATCACTGCTGTAAGAGGTGAGTAAGCATGTTTATAACTACATTATTACTGACTGGTGAGTCCTTATAAACCATCTTGTAGCAGCCTTTAGGCAGCTTTTGGTCACAAGATTCTGGGGTGGGTAGGAAAGTTTCAATGGTTAAACAGATTTAAACCTTTCACAAGTAGCCTACAAGAGTTGAACAAATATAGCCTCCACACACAAATAGACAACACATTCCACACATAAGTGCAAAGCAATACGCAAAAATATACAAGCAGACTATAATGATCACAACCTGTTCTTCAAAAACAGATGATAATCAAataaggtgaaaaaaacaataataaaatacgacaatatttttattaaacagaatCATTTCCAAACAATGCAGTGGCATTCATATCTGTTTTGGGACAGTATGGgaattggaaaaaaacaaaacaataaagagcCTTTTGAAAGTTCAagtcaccctgtactatattgaaaacacattattaacacattatttgatgttttactttgtgaattgaatttatttttgaaaatatacactcatttcaaatctgatgactgcaacacactccaaaaaagttgggacagtcgactgtttacccctgtgtaacatcaccttttcttttaataacacttattaaatgTTTGGGCGCTGattgaagacaccagttggttcagttaagcaagtggaattttcccccattcaacCATTATACATTTGTTCAGCTGCGCAGTTGTACAGGACCTTCGTTGctttattttgcgcttcataatgctcCACACATTCTTAgttggagacaggtcaggactgcaggcaggccatgctagcacccgcactctctgcttaagGAATCGTGTGCTTGTAAT
The window above is part of the Ictalurus punctatus breed USDA103 chromosome 8, Coco_2.0, whole genome shotgun sequence genome. Proteins encoded here:
- the ehd1a gene encoding EH domain-containing protein 1a; this translates as MFSWSSRNGKKEPELFQNVSEGLKRLYRHKLFPLEDTYRFHDFHSPALEDADFDNKPMVLLVGQYSTGKTTFIRHLMEQDFPGMRIGPEPTTDSFIAVMYGEQEGVIPGNALVVDPKKPFRKLNAFGNAFLNRFMCAQMKNPVLESISIIDTPGILSGEKQRISRGYDFAAVLEWFAERVDRIILLFDAHKLDISDEFSEVIKALKNHEDKMRVVLNKADQISTQQLMRVYGALMWSLGKIINTPEVVRVYIGSFWAQPLHVPDNRKLFEAEEQDLFRDIQSLPRNAALRKLNDLIKRARLAKVHAYIITSLKKEMPSVFGKDNKKKELIANLGAIYEKIEREHNISPGDFPNLKKMQELLGGQDFAKFPALKPKLLEAVEDMLANDIAKLMALVRQEEAAMPSQVVKGGAFDGTMNGPFGHGYGEGAGEGIDELEWVVARDKPSYDEIFYTLSPINGKVSGAAAKKEMLKSKLPNTVLGKIWSLADVDKDGFLDDEEFALANHLIKVKLEGYELPAKLPTHLVPPSKRGQEQQ